Below is a window of Mucilaginibacter sp. PAMC 26640 DNA.
GAGCCACACGTTTCTAATGAGCTTTTTATCGTTGCTATTGTTTAATGGTATAAACACCACCGCAACAAAATCAACTACTGCCGCAGATGAGCAGATCTGCGGGAAATGGCAAACTGAAGAAAAGAACCTGGTAGTACAGGTTTACAAAGAAAATTCGCAGTTTAAAGCCAAAATAATTTGGTTCAATGATAAGGACGATAGCAAGCCCATGGATTACTGGACAGATAAAAACAATCCGGATCCGGCGCTGCGGTCCAGAAAACTTATTGGTTTGAATGTGCTGGAAAATTTGGTATATGATGCCAGCACTAATTCCTGGGAAGAAGGAATGATATATGACGCCAAAAATGGCCGTCATTGGAATTCATCAGCCTATATAGATAAAAACGGACTTCTTAAAGTTAAGGGGTACTGGCACTTTAAGTTCATTGGCAAAACCATGACCTTTAACCGTATCTAGCTGCTAAACTACATATCATAGAAAAGCGACGCTTGGAATAACCGAGCGTCGCTTTTTTATTATCATTGAAAATTTATTATTTAGCCTGGCCAAATTCGCCGCTGGCGCTCAATACTACTTCGTCGCTAAGCATTGGCGCACCGTATTTGCTTCCGAAACCGTAATCAGAACGGTTGATCGTACCGGTTACTTTAAAACCAGCAGCAGGTTGTTTGCTCATTGGGTTAGTAATAGTACCACGGTGAACCATATCAAAAACAACTGGTTTAGTAACACCATGTAAAGTTAAGTTACCAGCCAGTTTAAACTTACCGGCACCTGCAGGGGTGATTTTAGTACTTACGAATGTAAGTGTTGGGTACTTGGCAACATCAAAAAACTTCTCGCTTTTAAGGTGACCATCACGTCTTTCGTTATCAGTATTAACCGATGCGGTTTGCGCAGTAAAAGAAACTTTAGCATCGCTGAAATCAGGTTTTGCAGCTACAATAGTTGCATCAAAATCTTTAAAAGTACCATCAACATCAGATACCGCCAAGTGGGTAATGGTAAAGGTTACATGAGAATGCGCTTTGTCATTCTTCCAGGTAGTTTGAGCAAAAACCGCTGTTTGCATTAATAATGCCGTTGCAGCTACGAGTAATGTTTTTTTCATTGTGTTTAAATTTTGGTTAATAGTTATAATATTTTTTACAGTTCAAATATAAATAAAGGTTTTACACTTTCTAAAAAAAAGATGTTGCAACATCTTTTTTTTAGAAAGTGATGACAAATACTATTTCTTTTTAAAAAAGGCATCAACGCGTTTATTAAATTCTTTAGCATGCTCTACCAATGTGCCATGGCCCGAATTTGATACTATCCATAATTCAGAACCGGGAATGTTTTTTTGAATGAGGCGTGTATGCGGATCGGCAATAACATCATGGTCGCCTGCGATAATTAAAGCGGGGCATTTGATTTGCTGCAACTGGGTAAGTTTAATGTTTGGCTGATTATAATCCAGCATAAAGATCTTCCAGGCATTTTTAGCTTTTTGAGTTTTCCAAACGCGATCTTTATTTAGATTGTAATAATTATTGGCCTGTTTCCAGCCGTCGCCCGAGAAAGCGCTGGCGTCCGGTGTAATATTAGCACCTGTTGATGCCAGTTTGATTACCTGATCAGGATGCCGGATGGCCATGAGCAGGGCATTGATACCGCCATCGCTCCACCCTAGTACATAGGCCTTCGGTATTTTTAACGTATCCAGCAGCACCGAGAAATCATCAGCCATTTGCTCAAAGCTTAGCGAATCGGCTGCGTCAGCAGATTTCCCCTGAGCACGGCTATCTACTAAAATAACCCTGTACTTTTTGGCAAAGTAAGGTACATTTTCGGAGAAGGCACTCATGTCACCACCGTTACCGTGGATCATTAACAAAGGATCGCCCTCCCCGTATTCTTCCACGTACAACTTAATTCCGTTTATATGATAGTAATGGCCAGCCCCTGGGTTATTTCCGTACATTGTTTTTGGTTTGCAGCCCAACAAGGTTAACAGCTGCGGAAGTATCACCCATAAAATTAATCGTTTTACTTTCATATACAGTTTGCTCATTGGCAGGTAAATATAACATTTAGAAAGCAATGTTCAGTCGCGCAGGCTGATCATTATCAACTGGTTGACCTTGTGATAATACCCTGCAAGGAAATTTATTTACGCAGTTGGAAACAAATTGCTATTTTCACTAAATTAACATATTTCTATAAAGAATATCAAGATTGAATGGAAACGATAAGAGAGACGATAAAGCTTTTAGAAAAATCTAATTTCTATTATACACTTGTTATTGGTATGGACAATAAATATCAGTACGTAAGTGAATATTACAACCATAACTTTGATTTCTTGAGGGAGTCATTAGTCGGCAAGCCATTTTATATCACTCTTCATCCTGATGATGTGAAGATATGCCGCGAGGTTGGCGGCAAATGCTTTGAACAACCCGATAAACTTTTGCCCGCAACCTTAAGAAAGCATAATGGCAGGGGTGGCTTTATATTTACCCAATGGGAATTTAAGGCATTGTTTGATAAGGACAACAATCCTTTTGGGATTTTCTGCATTGGTCATAACATTACCGAGCATATTGAAGCTACTAATCAATTAGAAGAAGCCATTGCCGAAATTGAAGATAAAACCGGCAAGTTGCACGAGATCGGCTTTATGCAATCGCACATTGTGCGGAAACCCCTTGCCAACATCATTGGCTTAGCCAGCGTCATGAGTAACATGAATGTAGATGAAGAGCTGATAGGGGTAACCAGTATGATGATCAACAGCGCGATAGAGTTAGATACCGCTATCAAGAACATCGTTGATAAAACATCATAGCTATATTGTTTCCCATTTACCTGTTTTTAAACTGCGATAAATAGCATCAACCACTTTCATATCTTTTTCGCCTTCTTCGCCAGGCACGCGGCTTTGTTTGTTAAGCATAACACAAGTTGCAAAATCATCCATTTGCGCTGCCTGTTGAATATTGTTTGGAATGTTCATCGGTTTGCCATTAACCTTGCCATCTAAACCGCCGTAGCCAAAGGCCGGCTCCAGTTCAAAATGGCCGTTTTCGGCAGTTGCATGCAGGTAGCTCCAATTATTGTTGTAGCTGGATTTGCCATTAACCTTTGCCCCGCCCGGAAACTTTAGTTCCCAAAAAATGGTTTCGTCGACCTCTTTAAACAATTCCGGCCGCGTTTTTTGCTGGGTAGCTTTAACAGCAACCGGCTCTTCACCCAACGTATAACGTGAACCCTGGATGGAGTATATGCCCATATCCATCAGCGCACCGCCGCCAGACAGCGCCTTTTTTAGTCGCCAGGCATTGGGGTCGCCCCCATATACAAAGCCATTACCCGTATCTATTTTTACTACTTTACCAAAAACTTTCTTTTGGCCAAGGCGCATCACTTCTTGTGAATGCGGTTCAAAATGCAGGCGGTAACCAATGGATAGCAATCTTTTTGCGTTTTTACATGCAGCTATCATTTCGCGGCAATCGGCAGCGTTGAGGGCCATCGGCTTTTCGCAAATAACATGCTTGCCCGCTTTTGCCGCTCGTATAGTATATTCTTTGTGCATGCTTACAGGCAACACGATATAAACTATGTCAATAGCTGGATTATGAGCTATTTGGTCAAAAGTTTGGTAATTGTAAATATTCTTTTGGGGGATGTTGTACTTTTTTGACCAAGCCTCTGCTTTTTGAGGGGTTCCTGTTACAATACCAGCCAAATAACAGTTTTTGGTATGCTGCAATGCCGGTGCCAATTGCCCGCCACTGTAGCTACCCAAACCTACCAATGCAATACCCATTTTTTTACCCGCCGCTATAGCGGAGATGGTGGAGCCCAGCATTAACGCGCTG
It encodes the following:
- a CDS encoding polyisoprenoid-binding protein; protein product: MKKTLLVAATALLMQTAVFAQTTWKNDKAHSHVTFTITHLAVSDVDGTFKDFDATIVAAKPDFSDAKVSFTAQTASVNTDNERRDGHLKSEKFFDVAKYPTLTFVSTKITPAGAGKFKLAGNLTLHGVTKPVVFDMVHRGTITNPMSKQPAAGFKVTGTINRSDYGFGSKYGAPMLSDEVVLSASGEFGQAK
- a CDS encoding alpha/beta hydrolase — protein: MSKLYMKVKRLILWVILPQLLTLLGCKPKTMYGNNPGAGHYYHINGIKLYVEEYGEGDPLLMIHGNGGDMSAFSENVPYFAKKYRVILVDSRAQGKSADAADSLSFEQMADDFSVLLDTLKIPKAYVLGWSDGGINALLMAIRHPDQVIKLASTGANITPDASAFSGDGWKQANNYYNLNKDRVWKTQKAKNAWKIFMLDYNQPNIKLTQLQQIKCPALIIAGDHDVIADPHTRLIQKNIPGSELWIVSNSGHGTLVEHAKEFNKRVDAFFKKK
- a CDS encoding glucose-fructose oxidoreductase, with the translated sequence MKNDKEISRRSFIQQSAIASSALMLGSTISAIAAGKKMGIALVGLGSYSGGQLAPALQHTKNCYLAGIVTGTPQKAEAWSKKYNIPQKNIYNYQTFDQIAHNPAIDIVYIVLPVSMHKEYTIRAAKAGKHVICEKPMALNAADCREMIAACKNAKRLLSIGYRLHFEPHSQEVMRLGQKKVFGKVVKIDTGNGFVYGGDPNAWRLKKALSGGGALMDMGIYSIQGSRYTLGEEPVAVKATQQKTRPELFKEVDETIFWELKFPGGAKVNGKSSYNNNWSYLHATAENGHFELEPAFGYGGLDGKVNGKPMNIPNNIQQAAQMDDFATCVMLNKQSRVPGEEGEKDMKVVDAIYRSLKTGKWETI